One genomic segment of Synechocystis sp. LKSZ1 includes these proteins:
- a CDS encoding photosystem II S4 domain protein — protein sequence MLPRDSLLKGVEYREEMARIIDLADQALRTWEMAVTDFLSPPVLVEAQERLGRLTELETLNWGGYPQAERQRLAINRADLGLDLAQIPLAYLEIVGNFLFDSASHRDFLGAILGTGIVRDKVGDIILLGERGAQAIVLPEMADFLTLHLVQVRSVPVKTRVIDSSELKIRPPQKKEMTTVEASLRLDAVASAGFGLSRSKMAEAISRGDVRVNWKEITQPSYSLKAGDLVTFRGKGRLEIGDVSITKKDRYRLQLTRYV from the coding sequence ATGTTACCGCGAGACAGTCTACTCAAAGGGGTCGAATACCGGGAAGAAATGGCCCGCATTATTGACCTGGCCGACCAGGCCCTGCGGACGTGGGAAATGGCCGTCACGGATTTTTTGTCGCCGCCGGTCTTGGTGGAGGCCCAGGAACGTCTTGGCCGTTTAACTGAACTAGAAACCCTAAACTGGGGCGGCTATCCCCAGGCCGAACGCCAGCGCTTGGCCATTAATCGAGCGGATTTAGGCCTCGATCTGGCCCAAATTCCCCTAGCCTATTTGGAAATTGTCGGTAATTTTCTCTTTGATTCCGCTAGCCATCGGGACTTTCTCGGAGCCATCCTGGGAACGGGGATTGTGCGGGATAAAGTCGGCGATATTATTTTGCTGGGAGAGCGGGGGGCCCAGGCCATCGTCTTACCGGAAATGGCCGATTTTTTAACGCTTCATCTCGTTCAGGTTCGTTCTGTCCCAGTGAAGACCCGGGTTATTGATTCTAGTGAGTTAAAGATTCGCCCGCCCCAAAAAAAGGAAATGACGACGGTGGAAGCGTCTCTAAGATTGGATGCCGTTGCCTCTGCCGGGTTTGGCCTGTCCCGCAGTAAGATGGCAGAGGCCATTAGTCGGGGGGATGTGCGGGTCAATTGGAAGGAAATCACGCAACCCAGCTATAGCCTCAAGGCCGGGGATCTGGTGACCTTCCGGGGCAAGGGCCGCTTAGAAATCGGGGACGTGAGCATTACGAAAAAAGACCGTTATCGCCTGCAATTAACCCGCTATGTATAA
- a CDS encoding RNA polymerase sigma factor, RpoD/SigA family has product MIYDDTFNSPNLPPVVDLTQMPLNLEDQTVAVDFSELVEQFGKASGYSKSPSDDTVGAFFKEMARYPLLNAEEEVILAQQVQSLVQAEEKRQALEQARQAPLTKLEWAEAMGFSNERQFEAWLYRGRSAKRKMIRSNLRLVVSIAKRYLNRGVPFLDLIQEGAIGLNRASEKFDPNKGYKFSTYAYWWIRQAITRTIANDARTIRLPIHIVEKLNKLKKAQRLLKQELQRNPNEQELAQALEIPPSQLRHLLQLRRQSLSLNHRVGKGEDTELVDLLEDQDVPLPEDLINEAMLRQEIFEVLGDVLTEREKEVICLRYGLASNQTYTLEEVGVMFNLSRERVRQIQSKAMRKLRRPQVARRLKGWLT; this is encoded by the coding sequence ATGATCTACGACGACACCTTTAACAGCCCGAACCTACCGCCGGTGGTAGACCTGACCCAGATGCCCCTCAATCTGGAGGATCAAACGGTCGCCGTCGATTTTTCCGAGCTTGTGGAACAATTTGGCAAGGCCTCGGGTTACAGCAAAAGTCCATCGGATGATACCGTCGGTGCTTTTTTTAAGGAAATGGCCCGCTATCCCCTGCTCAATGCAGAGGAAGAGGTCATCCTGGCTCAGCAAGTCCAATCCCTGGTGCAGGCAGAGGAAAAACGTCAGGCCCTTGAACAGGCCCGCCAGGCCCCTTTGACTAAGTTGGAATGGGCCGAGGCCATGGGCTTTAGTAACGAGCGTCAGTTTGAGGCCTGGCTCTACCGGGGCCGTTCGGCTAAACGCAAAATGATTCGCTCGAATTTGCGCCTTGTGGTCTCCATTGCCAAGCGTTACCTAAATCGTGGCGTACCATTCCTCGATCTCATTCAAGAAGGGGCCATTGGTCTGAATCGGGCCTCGGAAAAATTTGACCCCAACAAGGGCTATAAGTTTTCGACCTATGCCTACTGGTGGATTCGCCAGGCCATTACCCGTACTATTGCCAACGATGCTCGTACTATCCGTCTGCCGATCCACATCGTTGAGAAACTCAATAAACTCAAAAAGGCCCAGCGCTTACTTAAACAAGAACTCCAGCGCAACCCCAATGAGCAGGAATTGGCCCAGGCCCTCGAAATTCCTCCCAGTCAACTGCGGCATCTCTTGCAACTCCGTCGCCAATCCCTTTCCCTCAACCATCGAGTGGGGAAAGGAGAGGATACCGAGCTGGTGGATCTGCTGGAAGACCAGGATGTGCCTCTACCCGAAGACCTAATTAACGAGGCCATGCTCCGCCAGGAAATCTTTGAGGTGTTGGGGGATGTCCTCACCGAGCGAGAAAAGGAAGTAATCTGCCTGCGCTATGGCCTAGCCAGTAACCAGACCTACACCCTAGAGGAAGTGGGGGTGATGTTTAATCTTTCGCGGGAACGGGTGCGCCAAATCCAGAGCAAGGCCATGCGGAAATTGCGTCGTCCCCAAGTGGCCCGGCGACTCAAGGGTTGGTTGACCTAG
- a CDS encoding DegT/DnrJ/EryC1/StrS family aminotransferase — MEPIKPFYFDITDEEIELFLSEARQILKSGTLILGPHSQAFEQAFAAYVGTRYAVSVNSGSSGLEILLRLKQAENTTVLVPTNTNFATVAAVLRVGGEVQYLDMEPKTFAPSLAMVQAAVEGQTYAKPLSGVLWVHIGGVISPEFPQVVDYCHQKGLFVLEDTAHAHGSQLNDVQAGNLGDGAAFSFFPTKVMTTFEGGMITLNDEQEDLIARSLRNQGKRGMNFGGLHTDFGNSTRMTEIHAVLGQIHLAKLDQMLTRRQRAYELITAPLRAAGLTFVSTDHMDRASQYKLIVLLPEGKTTLEVKQALAEEQIFLGGTVYEIPCHQQPVFAGICAGQSFPQAEYWCPRHICPPLTSGMTEAEAERVGAALVRHLGA; from the coding sequence GTGGAACCAATTAAGCCCTTTTACTTCGATATTACCGACGAAGAGATTGAGTTGTTTCTCTCGGAAGCGCGTCAAATCCTCAAATCAGGAACCTTAATCCTCGGGCCCCATAGTCAGGCCTTTGAACAGGCCTTTGCGGCCTACGTCGGCACTCGCTACGCTGTCTCTGTCAATAGTGGTTCCTCTGGACTAGAAATCCTGCTCCGTCTCAAGCAAGCAGAAAATACAACGGTTTTAGTTCCCACCAACACGAATTTTGCCACTGTTGCCGCCGTACTCCGGGTCGGCGGGGAGGTCCAGTACCTCGATATGGAGCCGAAAACCTTTGCCCCTTCCCTAGCCATGGTTCAGGCCGCGGTAGAGGGCCAAACCTACGCCAAACCCCTCTCCGGGGTGCTGTGGGTGCACATTGGCGGGGTGATTTCCCCGGAATTTCCCCAAGTCGTGGATTATTGTCATCAAAAGGGCCTGTTTGTTCTAGAAGATACAGCCCACGCCCACGGCAGTCAGCTCAACGATGTCCAGGCCGGCAATTTAGGGGATGGGGCCGCTTTTTCCTTCTTTCCCACCAAGGTTATGACCACCTTTGAAGGGGGCATGATCACCCTCAATGATGAGCAGGAAGACCTAATTGCCCGCTCGCTACGGAACCAGGGCAAACGGGGGATGAATTTTGGTGGCCTGCATACGGATTTTGGCAATAGTACCCGGATGACGGAGATCCATGCGGTTCTTGGCCAAATCCACCTGGCCAAGTTAGACCAGATGCTCACCCGTCGCCAACGGGCCTACGAATTAATTACGGCTCCCCTGCGGGCTGCGGGCTTGACCTTTGTCAGTACCGATCACATGGATCGGGCCAGTCAATATAAACTTATTGTTCTGTTACCGGAGGGCAAAACAACCCTAGAGGTTAAACAGGCCCTGGCCGAGGAGCAAATCTTCCTAGGGGGAACCGTTTATGAAATTCCCTGCCATCAGCAACCCGTCTTTGCAGGAATTTGTGCGGGCCAGTCCTTTCCCCAGGCCGAGTATTGGTGTCCGAGGCATATTTGTCCTCCCCTCACCTCAGGCATGACGGAGGCCGAAGCGGAGCGGGTCGGAGCGGCCCTCGTCCGTCACCTAGGAGCTTAG
- the frr gene encoding ribosome recycling factor, producing MQLAEIKDHMQKSIEATQRSFNTLRTGRANASLLDRISVEYYGVETPLKSLATISTPDASTITIQPFDRGSMAQIEKAISLSDIGLTPSNDGQVIRLNIPPLTSERRKELVKIASKLAEEGKVAIRNIRRDAMDAIRKQEKSAEISEDEARDLQDQVQKLTDQSTSKIDSLLATKEKDIMTV from the coding sequence GTGCAGTTAGCTGAAATTAAAGACCATATGCAAAAAAGTATTGAAGCGACCCAACGCTCCTTCAATACCCTCCGAACCGGCCGAGCCAATGCGTCTCTGCTGGACCGGATTAGTGTGGAGTACTATGGCGTGGAAACACCCCTGAAATCTCTGGCAACCATTAGTACTCCTGATGCTAGTACTATCACGATTCAACCCTTTGATCGGGGCAGTATGGCCCAGATTGAAAAGGCTATTTCTCTCTCGGACATCGGCCTAACCCCCAGTAACGATGGCCAGGTGATTCGGTTAAATATTCCCCCCCTGACCTCTGAACGGCGTAAGGAACTGGTGAAAATTGCCAGCAAACTGGCCGAGGAAGGGAAGGTCGCTATCCGTAATATTCGCCGGGATGCCATGGATGCCATCCGCAAACAGGAAAAAAGTGCGGAAATCTCTGAGGATGAGGCGCGAGATCTGCAAGACCAGGTACAAAAGCTGACGGATCAGTCCACCAGTAAGATTGACAGCCTCTTGGCCACCAAGGAAAAGGATATTATGACGGTCTAG
- a CDS encoding ATP-binding cassette domain-containing protein yields MPEPVVELQGVCQRFGSKVILDNVDLKIYPGEAVGVIGPSGTGKSTILRIIAGLQQPDAGAVFVQGQWRRRTIEQGESALGVGLVFQQSALFDSLTVDENVGFALYRHSRLSPVLIRQLVEEKLALVGLPGIGDRLPAELSGGMRKRVSLARAILAHPEETQGQGRILLYDEPTAGLDPIASTRVERLIHHLLVQDQACCAYLIVTHQFSTIENTTQRIIFLYDGKIQWDGPTEAAYQSDHPLLKQFFTGSTSGPIP; encoded by the coding sequence ATGCCGGAGCCCGTCGTTGAATTACAAGGGGTCTGCCAGCGTTTTGGCAGTAAAGTGATCCTCGACAACGTAGACCTCAAAATCTATCCGGGGGAAGCCGTGGGTGTGATTGGCCCTTCGGGAACCGGCAAGTCAACGATTCTGCGGATTATTGCGGGCCTGCAACAACCCGATGCCGGGGCCGTTTTTGTGCAAGGGCAGTGGCGACGGCGCACCATTGAACAGGGGGAAAGTGCCCTGGGGGTTGGCCTGGTCTTTCAGCAATCGGCCCTGTTTGATTCCCTCACGGTAGATGAGAATGTGGGCTTTGCCCTCTACCGCCACTCCCGCCTCTCTCCGGTACTGATTCGTCAACTGGTGGAGGAAAAATTGGCCCTCGTCGGCTTACCCGGGATTGGCGACCGCTTGCCGGCGGAACTTTCCGGGGGGATGCGTAAGCGGGTGAGCTTGGCTCGGGCAATCCTGGCCCATCCCGAAGAAACCCAGGGCCAGGGAAGAATCCTACTCTACGATGAACCTACGGCTGGCCTAGACCCCATCGCCTCCACACGGGTTGAGCGCCTAATCCATCACCTTTTGGTACAAGACCAGGCCTGTTGTGCTTACCTGATCGTGACCCATCAATTTAGCACCATCGAAAATACCACTCAGCGGATTATTTTTCTCTACGACGGCAAAATCCAATGGGACGGCCCTACCGAAGCGGCCTATCAATCTGACCATCCTCTCCTCAAGCAGTTTTTTACCGGCAGTACTTCTGGCCCGATTCCCTAG
- the mnmE gene encoding tRNA uridine-5-carboxymethylaminomethyl(34) synthesis GTPase MnmE: MYNPGDTIAAIATAIVPQQGGIGIVRLSGPQSLPIAQRLFYAAGKQAWESHRILYGYVRHPQSQALVDEALLLLMLAPRSYTQEDVVEFHCHGGIMPVQQVLQLCLEQGARLAQPGEFTLRAFLNGRLDLTQAESVSDLVGAQSPQAAQQALAGLQGKLALPIRQVRAICLDILAEIEARIDFEEDLPPLDEAGIQTQLTQVLQTVTAVLATADRGELLRTGLKVAIVGQPNVGKSSLLNAWSRTDRAIVTDLPGTTRDVVESQLVVGGIPIQVLDTAGIRETTDTVEQIGVERSQRVAQQADLVLLTLDAQRGWTAAEQAIYEQVKQRPLILVINKVDLEPNLDLAIPQEITAIVKAAAAQNQGIAELEQAILAKVQQGDLQARNLDFAINQRQQAILTKAKLALEQVQATIQAQLPLDFWTIDLRTAIQALGEITGESVTESVLDRIFSRFCIGK; the protein is encoded by the coding sequence ATGTATAACCCTGGGGATACCATTGCCGCTATCGCCACCGCCATTGTGCCCCAACAGGGGGGGATCGGCATTGTGCGTCTCTCCGGGCCCCAGTCCTTGCCCATTGCCCAACGCCTCTTTTACGCGGCCGGGAAGCAAGCTTGGGAAAGCCACCGCATTCTCTACGGCTATGTCCGTCATCCCCAAAGCCAGGCCCTGGTGGATGAGGCCCTGCTCCTACTGATGTTGGCCCCGCGTTCCTACACCCAGGAAGACGTGGTGGAATTCCACTGCCATGGTGGGATCATGCCAGTTCAGCAAGTTTTACAGCTGTGTTTAGAACAAGGGGCTCGCCTCGCTCAACCGGGAGAGTTTACCCTCCGGGCCTTTCTCAATGGCCGTCTTGACCTGACCCAGGCCGAGAGTGTCAGCGATCTGGTTGGGGCCCAATCCCCCCAGGCCGCCCAACAGGCCCTGGCTGGCCTCCAGGGAAAACTGGCCCTGCCCATTCGTCAGGTGAGGGCCATTTGTTTGGATATTTTGGCGGAGATCGAAGCCCGTATTGACTTTGAAGAAGACTTGCCGCCCCTCGATGAAGCGGGGATTCAGACCCAACTAACGCAAGTCCTCCAGACGGTTACGGCGGTTTTAGCAACGGCTGATCGGGGGGAGTTGCTTCGCACCGGTTTGAAAGTCGCCATTGTCGGCCAACCCAATGTAGGTAAATCCAGCTTGCTCAATGCCTGGAGCCGCACTGACCGGGCCATTGTCACCGATCTCCCCGGTACGACCAGAGACGTGGTGGAATCCCAATTAGTGGTTGGGGGCATTCCCATTCAAGTCTTGGATACGGCGGGCATCCGGGAAACAACGGATACCGTTGAACAAATCGGGGTCGAACGTTCCCAACGGGTGGCCCAGCAGGCCGACCTTGTTCTGTTGACCCTTGATGCTCAGCGGGGCTGGACGGCCGCCGAACAGGCTATTTATGAACAGGTCAAGCAACGGCCTCTCATTTTAGTGATCAATAAAGTCGACTTGGAACCTAATCTCGACCTTGCGATCCCCCAGGAAATTACGGCCATCGTCAAGGCCGCTGCCGCCCAGAACCAAGGCATTGCCGAGCTAGAGCAGGCTATTTTGGCCAAAGTCCAGCAGGGAGACCTCCAGGCCCGGAATCTTGATTTCGCCATTAACCAGCGACAGCAGGCAATTTTAACCAAGGCCAAGCTGGCCCTAGAGCAGGTACAGGCCACCATTCAAGCTCAACTGCCCCTGGATTTTTGGACGATTGACCTCAGGACAGCCATTCAGGCCCTGGGGGAAATTACCGGAGAAAGTGTCACGGAATCGGTTTTAGATCGTATTTTTAGCCGCTTTTGTATTGGCAAATAG
- a CDS encoding branched-chain amino acid ABC transporter permease, with the protein MADFAASSGYLVFLVTSAAVYAIFALGLNLQWGFTGLINFGHVAFMTLGAYATALLSLQGVPIPLAVLVGIGLSSLLGLLIGTSTLRLREDYLAIVTIGVSEVIRLIALNEEWLTRGAFGVQRYPLPLDFQPNLVVRLGLILLFTALAVYAEYLLLRSLRQQYREGQQIQGKSYQPRKPLTLVIWGVIATGLILAAYIPGVIALYQYSYKAGLMLLTLALLASLYVALDFLEQSPWGRILKAIREDEEIPRALGKNVFGYKLQSFMLGGAIAGLAGALFAWQLTTIYPSNFEPLLTFHAWIIVVLGGAGSNAGTVLGAIIFWAYDALTRTYLPQLGWLDQSQAGAFRVMVIGLILMVLMVWRPQGILGKREELTLGR; encoded by the coding sequence GTGGCAGATTTTGCGGCCAGCAGTGGTTACCTGGTTTTTTTAGTCACATCGGCGGCCGTTTACGCCATCTTTGCCCTCGGGTTAAACCTGCAATGGGGTTTTACGGGCCTGATTAACTTCGGCCATGTGGCTTTTATGACCCTAGGGGCCTACGCAACGGCCCTCCTCAGCCTCCAGGGAGTCCCGATTCCCTTGGCAGTTCTGGTGGGTATTGGCCTCTCCTCCCTCCTAGGCCTGTTGATTGGGACATCTACCCTGCGACTGCGGGAGGATTATCTGGCTATTGTCACCATTGGGGTATCCGAGGTCATCCGCCTGATTGCCCTCAACGAAGAGTGGTTAACGCGGGGGGCCTTTGGGGTACAGCGCTATCCACTCCCCTTAGATTTTCAGCCCAATTTGGTTGTTCGTCTGGGCTTGATCCTGCTGTTTACTGCCCTGGCCGTCTATGCCGAATATCTATTGCTCCGAAGTCTACGTCAGCAATACCGCGAGGGGCAGCAAATTCAAGGCAAAAGTTATCAACCCCGCAAACCGTTGACCTTGGTGATTTGGGGGGTGATCGCCACGGGGCTGATCCTAGCGGCCTATATTCCCGGCGTGATTGCCCTCTATCAGTACAGTTACAAGGCTGGCTTAATGCTGTTGACCTTGGCCCTGCTAGCGAGCCTCTACGTTGCCCTCGATTTTCTAGAACAATCCCCCTGGGGACGCATCCTCAAGGCCATTCGTGAGGACGAAGAAATTCCTCGGGCCTTGGGTAAAAACGTTTTTGGCTATAAATTACAATCCTTCATGCTGGGGGGAGCCATTGCGGGCCTGGCGGGGGCCCTGTTTGCCTGGCAGTTAACAACTATCTACCCCAGTAATTTTGAGCCCCTATTGACCTTCCACGCCTGGATTATTGTGGTCTTGGGGGGAGCGGGCAGTAATGCGGGAACGGTGTTGGGGGCCATTATCTTCTGGGCCTACGATGCCCTAACACGCACCTACTTGCCCCAACTGGGTTGGTTAGACCAGAGCCAAGCAGGGGCCTTCCGGGTGATGGTCATTGGTTTAATTTTGATGGTCTTGATGGTCTGGCGGCCCCAAGGAATATTAGGGAAACGGGAAGAATTGACCCTCGGCCGCTAA
- the pyrH gene encoding UMP kinase produces the protein MTYQRVLLKLSGEALMGDLGYGIDPKVVADIAQEVAEVVQLGVQLAIVVGGGNIFRGVKASAAGMDRATADYIGMIATVMNAMTLQDALERSNVPTRVLTAIAMQEVAETYIRRRAIRHLEKGRVVIFGAGSGNPFFTTDTTAALRAAEIDAEVVFKATKVDGVYDADPTTNPQARRFETLSYSHVLTHDLKVMDSTAIALCKDNNIPIMVFDLSVPGNIVRAIKGEPVGTLVGGSCAVS, from the coding sequence ATGACATACCAGCGAGTCTTATTAAAGTTAAGCGGTGAGGCCCTGATGGGAGACCTTGGTTACGGCATTGACCCCAAAGTCGTAGCCGATATTGCCCAAGAAGTGGCTGAAGTTGTGCAATTGGGAGTACAGCTTGCCATCGTGGTCGGTGGTGGGAACATTTTTCGGGGCGTCAAGGCCTCGGCGGCCGGGATGGACCGAGCCACGGCAGACTACATCGGCATGATCGCTACTGTCATGAACGCTATGACTCTCCAGGATGCCCTGGAACGCAGTAATGTCCCTACCCGAGTGTTGACGGCCATCGCCATGCAGGAAGTGGCGGAAACCTATATCCGACGCCGAGCGATCCGACACCTGGAAAAAGGGCGGGTCGTTATTTTTGGGGCCGGTTCAGGTAATCCTTTCTTCACCACCGATACCACAGCGGCCCTACGGGCAGCGGAAATTGACGCGGAAGTCGTCTTTAAAGCCACCAAAGTGGATGGGGTGTATGACGCGGATCCGACGACTAATCCTCAGGCTCGCCGTTTTGAAACCCTCAGTTATAGCCATGTGCTGACCCATGATTTGAAGGTGATGGACAGTACGGCCATCGCCTTGTGCAAAGATAATAACATTCCGATCATGGTGTTTGACCTGTCGGTACCGGGGAATATTGTCCGGGCCATTAAGGGTGAACCCGTCGGTACGCTTGTTGGAGGTTCCTGTGCAGTTAGCTGA
- a CDS encoding photosystem I reaction center subunit X, translating into MMNSNAFELSLEQQFQLQCLQQEYQDLDRDAVINHLLDAMQQLMVRDNLIRDLMKKSLF; encoded by the coding sequence ATGATGAACAGTAATGCTTTTGAATTATCCTTGGAACAGCAATTTCAATTGCAGTGCCTCCAGCAGGAATATCAGGATCTAGACCGGGATGCCGTTATCAACCATCTTCTAGATGCTATGCAGCAATTGATGGTTCGAGATAACCTAATCCGTGACTTGATGAAAAAGTCCTTATTCTAG